From the Phyllopteryx taeniolatus isolate TA_2022b chromosome 16, UOR_Ptae_1.2, whole genome shotgun sequence genome, one window contains:
- the LOC133466189 gene encoding uncharacterized protein LOC133466189 — protein sequence MADDDRLQLLVVASSDSDSEIRDITTFLEDCVVGTLKRKVSSNGTQPTKRRCDMIPNPRESQEVAGDSVPGRGTARKGHTKSESLTKKQSGQNLLKSVNAVPAGGTRRKLNTKTEILTSKQRGQSTEGSGKARPSKVTTRKSNAKSATLANKSEGSKKAKETERMCNVELESSTKKQSGKPFEGRLTTLKRTRGKSTTETGIVASKQRGKPTQGTLRTVLTKGTRRKSSTKPETPTNKVRPKRNGEPVKSVTSHGNKGKSSTKPETLAQKQNDRHPEGSKKAVPLKRTRTKSATERGHFGKKQQVKTSVEGLVNSSSPKATKRKRSTKAEIFTKKTESTPLSKEDLLVQGTKKRLGKTRGTPTKNTSAQTTEGFVKTKPPKKTKRRCNSILETLSKKQSEIPTEPFVFFFGETEKEVSTEQLALRKTSGDIAAGFKGSSTSHQAATHRVLFAQKYQQVNKLGEGGFGSVYAGYRKSDCFPVAIKYIPKEVKSVPLNINGLKKDIPIEALLMLQASIKKNSDGKSAVVSLLNKYDLEHEIALVMERPVPSVDLFTYITRCRLGALPEREAKNIMKQLVVAAISMHAVDVFHRDLKQENILLEATSGVPRVRIIDFGCSCFASNEPYRDYDGTLCYAPPEYVLRRTYSAGPTTVWHLGALLFELMAGTKRFDTVMFLSQMLRLNRVLSEECEDFLWKCLNLDPEKRATLEQMQQHPWLV from the exons AAATCAGAGACATTACCACCTTTTTGGAAGATTGTGTTGTGGGGACACTAAAAAGGAAGGTGAGCAGTAATGGCACACAACCCACGAAGAGGCGCTGTGACATGATCCCAAATCCCAGGGAATCCCAAGAGGTAGCAGGTGATTCTGTACCGGGAAGGGGGACCGCACGGAAGGGCCACACAAAATCAGAGTCCCTCACAAAGAAGCAGAGCGGGCAAAATCTTCTCAAGTCTGTCAATGCCGTACCAGCCGGAGGGACGAGGAGGaagttgaacacaaaaacagagatCCTCACGAGCAAGCAGAGAGGTCAATCAACTGAAGGGTCTGGGAAGGCTCGCCCGTCCAAGGTGACCACGAGGAAGTCCAACGCAAAATCAGCGACTCTTGCGAACAAGTCTGAGGGCTCCAAGAAGGCCAAAGAGACAGAGAGAATGTGTAATGTTGAACTCGAGTCCAGTACAAAGAAGCAGAGTGGTAAACCATTTGAAGGGCGCTTGACGACACTTAAAAGGACCAGAGGAAAGTCCACCACGGAAACAGGAATAGTCGCAAGCAAGCAGAGAGGAAAACCAACTCAGGGGACACTGAGGACTGTGCTGACTAAAGGGACCAGGAGAAAGTCCAGCACAAAACCAGAAACCCCCACAAACAAAGTCAGGCCTAAACGAAATGGGGAGCCCGTAAAATCTGTGACTTCGCATGGGAACAAGGGAAAGTCTAGCACAAAACCAGAGACACTAGCACAGAAGCAAAATGATCGACATCCCGAAGGCTCGAAGAAGGCCGTGCCACTGAAAAGAACAAGGACAAAGTCCGCTACGGAACGAGGACACTTTGGAAAAAAGCAGCAGGTAAAAACGAGTGTAGAAGGACTAGTGAATAGCAGCTCGCCGAAAGCTACCAAGAGAAAGCGTAGCACAAAAGCAGAGATATTCACGAAGAAAACTGAATCCACGCCGTTGTCAAAAGAGGATTTACTGGTTcaagggacaaaaaaaaggttgggcaaaacaagaggcaccCCCACAAAAAATACGAGCGCTCAAACAACTGAGGGCTTTGTGAAAACAAAGCCAcccaagaaaaccaaaagaaggTGTAACTCAATACTAGAGACCCTCTCAAAGAAGCAGAGTGAAATACCCACTGAGccgtttgtgttcttttttgggGAGACCGAGAAAGAGGTCAGTACTGAGCAGCTGGCATTGAGGAAGACGAGCGGTGATATCGCAGCCGGCTTCAAAGGCTCATCAACCTCCCACCAGGCTGCAACTCATCGAG TCTTGTTTGCGCAGAAATATCAGCAGGTTAATAAGCTTGGCGAAGGAGGCTTCGGATCCGTTTATGCCGGTTACAGGAAAAGCGATTGTTTTCCG GTGGCGATTAAATACATACCCAAAGAGGTCAAAAGTGTCCCATTG AACATCAATGGATTGAAGAAGGACATTCCCATCGAGGCGTTGCTCATGCTTCAAGCGTCTATCAAAAAGAACTCGGACGGGAAGTCTGCAGTTGTGTCATTGTTGAACAAATACGATCTGGAGCACGAGATTGCACTGGTCATGGAGAGGCCGGTCCCATCTGTGGACCTGTTCACTTACATTACGAGATGTCGGCTCGGCGCCCTGCCGGAGCGTGAGGCAAAG AATATCATGAAGCAGCTGGTGGTTGCCGCTATCAGCATGCACGCTGTGGATGTTTTCCATCGAGATTTAAAGCAAGAAAATATTCTTTTGGAGGCCACGTCCGGTGTCCCTCGTGTGCGAATCATTGATTTTGGCTGTAGCTGCTTTGCAAGCAACGAGCCTTACCGGGACTATGACG GCACCTTATGTTACGCTCCTCCAGAGTACGTTCTAAGACGGACGTACAGCGCCGGTCCAACCACTGTGTGGCATCTGGGCGCACTTCTCTTTGAGTTGATGGCTGGAACGAAGCGCTTTGACACAGTCATGTTCCTGTCCCAGATGCTAAGATTGAATCGGGTTCTATCTGAAG AATGCGAAGATTTCTTGTGGAAATGCTTGAATTTGGACCCAGAGAAGCGGGCCACCCTGGAGCAGATGCAGCAGCACCCGTGGCTCGTATGA